Proteins encoded by one window of Kribbella italica:
- a CDS encoding alpha/beta hydrolase, producing the protein MAQRPARAADREGSVARDGVNIHYRVYGEGDGPALVLLPTWSLVPSRVWKAQVPYLARHFRVVTFDGRGSGSSDRPAGASAYSDAELVADTIAVLDAVGVPACVLVGFSRGCPWALEVALRQPSRVLGVVCIGSATRLTPMLEERTRWTWDERHDSTDGWAKYNRHYWLEGGYDDFLEFFFDQMFPEPHSTKQVEDGIGWGHEITPSLLVDTEAGRSGHLDPARFADVSCPVLVVHGSEDGIRPPAEGSRLAELTGGSLVTVVGGGHAPQARDPVVVNHLLKDFASRLMPQQPVRRTWERAASRPRRVLYLSSPIGLGHARRDLAIARSLRSLASDVEIEWLAQDPVTRVLADAGEVVHPASAWLLSESDHVDFEAGFAEHDLHAFQTLRRMDEILVANFLTFDDVVEDRHYDLVIGDEAWEVDYFLHENPELKRFAYAWLTDFVGWLPMDASESALTTDYNAEMLTQRARYRRLRDHSLFVGDPEDIVGEGFGPGLPLIREWTEQHYTFTGYITGFEPPPRQLSGSPRCLVTVGGSGAGAALLGRVLDAVPAIQRLVPGLTFDIVTGPRIDPSSLQVVPGVRLHGYLPDLHLQLGKADVVITQGGLTTCMELTAQRVPFVYVPLQHHFEQNFHVAARLDRYRAGHQLEYAEAADPDLLAEAVAKALTDPVDYLPVSTDGADRAANLLAELL; encoded by the coding sequence ATGGCGCAACGTCCCGCGCGGGCGGCCGATCGGGAGGGTTCGGTCGCCCGCGACGGCGTGAACATTCACTACCGGGTGTACGGCGAAGGCGACGGCCCGGCGCTCGTCCTGCTGCCGACCTGGTCGCTCGTGCCCTCACGGGTCTGGAAGGCGCAGGTCCCGTACCTGGCGCGGCACTTCCGGGTGGTCACCTTCGACGGGCGCGGCTCGGGTTCGTCGGATCGCCCGGCCGGCGCTTCGGCGTACAGCGATGCCGAGCTGGTCGCGGACACGATCGCGGTGCTCGACGCCGTGGGGGTTCCGGCCTGTGTATTGGTGGGGTTCTCCCGCGGCTGCCCCTGGGCGCTGGAGGTCGCGCTGCGGCAGCCGTCGCGGGTGCTCGGCGTGGTCTGCATCGGCTCGGCGACCAGGCTGACGCCGATGCTGGAGGAGCGCACGCGGTGGACGTGGGACGAGCGGCACGACAGCACGGACGGGTGGGCGAAGTACAACCGGCACTACTGGCTCGAGGGCGGGTACGACGACTTCCTGGAGTTCTTCTTCGACCAGATGTTCCCGGAGCCGCACTCGACCAAGCAGGTCGAGGACGGGATCGGCTGGGGGCACGAGATCACGCCGTCGCTGCTGGTCGACACCGAGGCTGGGCGCTCCGGGCATCTCGACCCCGCGCGGTTCGCCGACGTGAGTTGCCCGGTGCTCGTCGTCCACGGATCGGAGGACGGGATCCGGCCGCCGGCCGAGGGTTCCCGGCTCGCTGAACTGACCGGGGGCTCGTTGGTGACGGTCGTCGGCGGCGGGCACGCGCCGCAGGCTCGGGACCCGGTCGTCGTCAATCACCTGCTGAAGGACTTCGCATCCCGGCTGATGCCGCAGCAGCCCGTACGGCGTACGTGGGAACGCGCGGCGTCCCGGCCTCGGCGGGTGCTCTACCTGTCGTCGCCGATCGGGCTCGGGCACGCGCGCCGGGATCTGGCGATCGCTCGGTCGTTGCGGTCACTCGCTTCTGATGTCGAGATCGAGTGGCTCGCGCAGGATCCCGTGACGCGCGTGCTCGCCGACGCGGGCGAGGTCGTGCACCCGGCGTCGGCCTGGCTGCTCAGCGAGTCGGACCACGTGGATTTCGAGGCCGGGTTCGCCGAGCACGACCTGCACGCGTTCCAGACGCTGCGGCGGATGGACGAGATCCTGGTCGCCAACTTCCTCACCTTCGACGACGTGGTCGAGGACCGCCACTACGACCTGGTGATCGGCGACGAGGCCTGGGAGGTCGACTACTTCCTGCACGAGAACCCGGAGCTCAAACGCTTCGCCTACGCCTGGCTCACCGACTTCGTCGGCTGGCTCCCGATGGACGCCTCGGAGTCGGCCCTGACGACCGATTACAACGCGGAGATGCTCACCCAGCGGGCGCGCTACCGCCGCCTGCGCGATCATTCCTTGTTCGTCGGTGATCCCGAAGACATCGTTGGAGAAGGCTTCGGCCCTGGTCTCCCCTTGATCCGCGAGTGGACCGAGCAGCACTACACCTTCACCGGCTACATCACCGGCTTCGAGCCTCCGCCTCGTCAGCTGTCCGGATCGCCTCGTTGCCTGGTCACGGTCGGCGGCTCCGGCGCCGGCGCCGCTCTCCTCGGCCGCGTCCTCGACGCCGTACCAGCCATCCAACGCCTTGTCCCCGGCCTGACCTTCGACATCGTCACCGGGCCCCGGATCGATCCCAGTTCCCTACAGGTAGTCCCCGGCGTCCGCCTCCACGGCTACCTCCCCGACCTCCACCTGCAACTGGGCAAGGCAGACGTGGTGATCACCCAAGGCGGCCTCACCACCTGCATGGAACTCACCGCCCAACGAGTCCCCTTCGTCTACGTCCCGCTCCAGCACCACTTCGAGCAGAACTTCCACGTCGCCGCCCGCCTCGACCGCTACCGCGCCGGCCACCAACTCGAGTACGCCGAAGCCGCCGATCCCGACCTCCTCGCCGAAGCCGTCGCCAAAGCCCTCACCGACCCCGTCGACTACCTCCCGGTCAGCACCGACGGCGCCGACCGGGCAGCCAACCTCCTCGCCGAACTCCTCTAG
- a CDS encoding ABC transporter permease subunit, with protein MLVWSRGPKLVVQGIFLLVFGVLVLAPFVVVAAAAFAGSWNGVLPSDPTVAHVKEALSGDELASIAVSLQTAFLGGLLAVGFGTWAALASRAATPGLARLTDALHHLPIAVPSVVVGLSLLVAFSRPPLLLNGTKWIVVIAHLVLMVAFTYGTVTAALQRTDDVYADVAASLGASSARVLWKVRLPMLRPAIVSSAGLSIALSMGEVGATIMVYPASWRTLPVGVFALTDRGQTFTAAAESLVLLAVTVVLVVGLDRLRGRAAG; from the coding sequence GTGCTCGTCTGGTCTAGGGGTCCGAAGCTGGTTGTCCAGGGCATCTTCCTGCTGGTCTTCGGCGTACTCGTGCTGGCGCCGTTCGTCGTGGTCGCGGCCGCGGCGTTCGCCGGGAGCTGGAACGGCGTCCTGCCGTCCGATCCGACCGTCGCCCATGTCAAAGAGGCCTTGTCCGGCGACGAGTTGGCCTCGATCGCCGTGAGTCTGCAGACGGCGTTCCTCGGCGGGTTGCTGGCGGTCGGGTTCGGGACGTGGGCAGCGCTCGCGAGCCGGGCCGCGACGCCGGGGCTCGCGCGGCTGACCGATGCGTTGCACCACCTGCCGATCGCCGTACCGTCGGTGGTTGTCGGACTGAGCCTGCTCGTCGCGTTCTCGCGGCCGCCGCTGCTGCTCAACGGGACGAAGTGGATCGTGGTCATCGCGCATCTCGTGCTGATGGTCGCCTTCACGTACGGGACCGTGACGGCGGCGTTGCAGCGGACGGACGACGTGTACGCCGACGTCGCCGCGTCCCTGGGGGCGTCGTCGGCGCGCGTGCTGTGGAAGGTCCGGCTGCCGATGCTGCGGCCGGCGATCGTGTCGTCGGCGGGGCTGTCGATCGCGTTGTCGATGGGTGAGGTCGGGGCGACGATCATGGTCTACCCGGCGTCGTGGCGGACGTTGCCGGTGGGCGTGTTCGCGTTGACGGATCGGGGGCAGACGTTCACCGCCGCGGCGGAGTCGCTGGTGCTGCTGGCGGTGACCGTCGTTCTGGTGGTCGGGCTGGATCGGCTGCGTGGGCGAGCCGCGGGCTAG
- a CDS encoding 2-aminoethylphosphonate ABC transporter permease subunit — MTAVAVALSNKQVAVRRTWSLWLIPPLLLIAILVVYPLILVAAESRGSWSEVIGSSEFRQALLRTVQIAVCSTAGCLLVGTFLAVVISFVPFPGARIVSGLVDAMLALPSFLVALSFTFLYGSAGVLGAVTGGFLTTPWAVVLAEITFYTPFVMRPLLGAMSQIPRVQLDVAASLGGGPWRVLRQVILPEVRPALAAGGGLTLLLTLNEFGIVLFLGARDTTTLPLLVHTKGIVMFDYPAACVIAVVQIALSIGLYAVLRGTLGGRRARLV, encoded by the coding sequence ATGACCGCCGTCGCGGTTGCGCTGAGCAACAAACAGGTAGCGGTACGCCGTACCTGGTCGCTCTGGCTGATCCCGCCGTTGCTGCTGATCGCGATCCTGGTGGTCTACCCGTTGATCCTGGTGGCGGCCGAGTCGCGCGGGTCGTGGAGTGAGGTGATCGGGTCGAGCGAGTTCCGGCAGGCGTTGCTGCGAACCGTCCAGATCGCGGTCTGCTCGACGGCCGGGTGCCTGCTGGTCGGGACGTTCCTGGCGGTGGTGATCAGCTTCGTGCCGTTCCCGGGCGCGCGGATCGTGTCCGGACTGGTCGACGCGATGCTGGCGTTGCCGTCGTTCCTGGTGGCCTTGTCGTTCACATTCCTCTACGGTTCGGCCGGCGTACTCGGCGCGGTCACGGGTGGGTTTCTCACGACGCCGTGGGCGGTGGTCCTGGCCGAGATCACCTTCTACACCCCGTTCGTGATGCGCCCGTTGCTCGGGGCGATGAGCCAGATCCCGCGCGTCCAGCTCGACGTCGCGGCGAGTCTCGGCGGCGGTCCGTGGCGCGTGCTGCGCCAGGTGATCCTGCCCGAGGTCCGGCCGGCGCTCGCGGCCGGTGGCGGACTGACGTTGCTGCTGACGCTGAACGAGTTCGGGATCGTGCTGTTCCTCGGGGCGCGCGACACGACCACGTTGCCGCTGCTCGTGCACACCAAGGGGATCGTGATGTTCGACTACCCGGCCGCGTGCGTGATCGCGGTCGTCCAGATCGCCTTGTCGATCGGCCTGTACGCCGTACTGCGCGGAACGCTGGGAGGTCGTCGTGCTCGTCTGGTCTAG
- a CDS encoding ABC transporter ATP-binding protein encodes MTVQLDDVTVHFGRTCALEGLNLTVAAGETVALLGPSGSGKSTALKAVAGFVRPSRGRIRIGGVDVTDVPPAQRGIGVVVQQYALFPHLRVADNVAFGLRAARRPKREVQQRVAEMLAMVGMEAYARRFPRELSGGQQQRVAIARALAIRPPVLLLDEPLAALDAQLRADMLDELQKLRREVPDVAIVYVTHDQAEALALADRIAVMRDARLVDIAPAAELYQAPPSAFTASFLGGANLLPVEVKDDEVTVAGHRVPGVKPASGDLLCVRPHAIRLEAGGVPARLVGAQWRGASYRLTCVIDGLADHPVHIDVPADRDLPAVGSVVSMRLPSEACSLVESR; translated from the coding sequence ATGACCGTCCAGCTGGACGACGTCACGGTGCACTTCGGCCGGACGTGTGCGCTGGAAGGGCTGAACCTGACAGTGGCCGCCGGGGAGACCGTCGCCCTGCTCGGCCCTTCCGGGTCGGGCAAGTCGACGGCGCTCAAGGCGGTCGCCGGGTTCGTTCGGCCGAGCCGCGGGCGGATCCGGATCGGCGGGGTCGACGTCACCGACGTACCGCCGGCCCAGCGCGGGATCGGCGTCGTCGTTCAGCAGTACGCGCTGTTCCCGCACCTGAGGGTCGCCGACAACGTGGCCTTCGGGCTGCGGGCGGCGCGTCGGCCGAAGCGTGAGGTGCAGCAGCGGGTTGCCGAGATGCTCGCGATGGTGGGCATGGAGGCGTATGCCAGGCGATTCCCACGCGAGCTGTCCGGTGGGCAGCAGCAGCGAGTCGCGATCGCGCGGGCGCTCGCGATCCGGCCGCCGGTGCTGCTGCTCGACGAACCGCTGGCGGCGCTCGACGCGCAGTTGCGGGCCGACATGCTGGACGAGCTGCAGAAGCTCCGGCGTGAGGTACCGGACGTCGCGATCGTCTACGTCACGCACGACCAGGCCGAGGCGCTCGCGCTCGCGGACCGGATCGCGGTGATGCGGGATGCTCGACTTGTCGACATCGCGCCGGCGGCCGAGCTCTACCAGGCGCCGCCGTCGGCGTTCACCGCGTCGTTCCTGGGCGGCGCGAACCTGCTGCCGGTCGAGGTGAAGGACGACGAGGTGACGGTCGCGGGTCATCGGGTGCCGGGCGTGAAGCCGGCGAGTGGCGATCTGCTGTGTGTACGGCCGCACGCGATCCGGCTCGAGGCCGGCGGGGTGCCGGCGCGGCTGGTCGGTGCGCAGTGGCGTGGTGCTTCGTACCGGCTGACCTGTGTGATCGACGGGCTGGCCGATCACCCGGTGCACATCGACGTACCGGCTGATCGGGACCTTCCCGCGGTCGGGTCGGTGGTGTCGATGCGGTTGCCGAGCGAGGCGTGCAGCTTGGTGGAGTCGCGATGA
- a CDS encoding 2-aminoethylphosphonate ABC transporter substrate-binding protein — protein sequence MKALKPLLAAALLLTVLAACGGTGAASTGDAKTVTVYTADGLAEWYQTRFAAFTEKTGTKVQVVEAGSGEVVSRLQKEKSNPQADVVVTLPPFIQKAAADGLLQPYAVPGSDQVKGLKADNYVTVVDNYLNFIANQKAGGPKTFDDLLDPRFKGKVQYSTPGQAGDGTAVLLLLQHLLGKQGALDYLGKLEANNVGPSASTGKLQPKVSKGEIWVANGDVQMNLASIANDKSAFGLFFPATKDGKRTTVSLPYVMGLGANAPNADGGKQLMDYLLSADAQQTVSGDAFGIPARSDVKPADANYQAVEKAVDGVEIWQPDWSAVLADLDADVAAYTKAVQG from the coding sequence GTGAAGGCACTCAAACCCCTGCTCGCCGCCGCCCTGCTGCTGACCGTGCTCGCCGCCTGTGGCGGGACCGGGGCCGCGTCCACCGGCGATGCCAAGACCGTGACCGTCTACACCGCCGACGGGCTGGCCGAGTGGTACCAGACCCGGTTCGCCGCGTTCACCGAGAAGACCGGGACCAAGGTCCAGGTCGTCGAGGCCGGATCGGGCGAGGTGGTCTCCCGGCTGCAGAAGGAGAAGTCCAACCCGCAGGCCGACGTCGTCGTGACGCTGCCGCCGTTCATCCAGAAGGCGGCGGCCGACGGCCTGCTGCAGCCGTACGCCGTACCGGGCTCGGACCAGGTGAAGGGTCTCAAGGCCGACAACTACGTGACGGTGGTCGACAACTACCTGAACTTCATCGCGAACCAGAAGGCCGGCGGCCCGAAGACGTTCGACGACCTGCTGGACCCGCGGTTCAAGGGCAAGGTGCAGTACTCGACGCCCGGTCAGGCCGGCGACGGTACGGCGGTGCTTCTGCTGCTGCAGCATCTGCTCGGCAAGCAGGGCGCGCTCGACTACCTCGGCAAGCTCGAGGCGAACAACGTCGGTCCGTCGGCGTCGACCGGCAAGCTGCAGCCGAAGGTGAGCAAGGGCGAGATCTGGGTCGCGAACGGCGACGTCCAGATGAACCTGGCCTCGATCGCGAACGACAAGTCCGCGTTCGGCCTGTTCTTCCCGGCGACCAAGGACGGCAAGCGCACCACGGTCTCGCTGCCGTACGTGATGGGCCTCGGGGCCAACGCCCCGAACGCCGACGGCGGCAAGCAGCTGATGGACTACCTGCTCTCCGCCGACGCGCAGCAGACCGTCTCCGGCGACGCGTTCGGCATCCCGGCGCGCTCCGACGTGAAGCCGGCCGACGCGAACTACCAGGCGGTCGAGAAGGCTGTCGACGGGGTCGAGATCTGGCAGCCGGACTGGAGCGCGGTGCTCGCCGACCTCGACGCGGACGTTGCGGCGTACACGAAGGCCGTGCAGGGATGA
- a CDS encoding phosphonatase-like hydrolase: MTEQARIQLVVLDMAGTTVADDGLVEQAFTTAIGAQGIEPGNPRYDAMLAHVRATMGESKITVFRHLLDHDETKAQQANQAFETAYGQLVDDGHCRPIDGAHQAIQELKDDGLKVCLTTGFAATTQQRILAALGWGTLADLTLCPAQAGRGRPYPDMVLKALLHLRADATANVAVAGDTAYDMTSGTRAGAGVVAGVLTGAHDRSQLAAAGATHVIESVRDLPGLLRDRKLEK; the protein is encoded by the coding sequence ATGACGGAACAGGCGCGGATCCAGCTCGTGGTCCTCGACATGGCCGGTACGACGGTCGCCGACGACGGCCTGGTCGAACAGGCCTTCACCACCGCGATCGGTGCCCAAGGCATCGAACCCGGCAACCCCCGGTACGACGCCATGCTGGCGCACGTCCGCGCCACCATGGGCGAGTCCAAGATCACCGTCTTCCGGCACCTGCTCGACCACGACGAAACCAAGGCCCAGCAGGCGAACCAGGCCTTCGAGACGGCGTACGGCCAGCTCGTCGACGACGGTCACTGCCGCCCGATCGACGGCGCGCACCAAGCCATCCAGGAACTCAAGGACGACGGCCTCAAGGTCTGCCTCACGACCGGTTTCGCCGCGACGACGCAGCAGCGCATCCTCGCCGCACTCGGCTGGGGCACGCTCGCCGACCTCACCCTCTGCCCGGCGCAGGCAGGCCGCGGCCGGCCGTACCCGGACATGGTCCTCAAGGCCCTGCTCCACCTCCGCGCCGACGCCACCGCGAACGTCGCGGTGGCCGGCGACACGGCGTACGACATGACCTCGGGAACACGCGCCGGTGCCGGCGTCGTGGCCGGGGTCCTCACCGGCGCCCACGACCGGTCGCAGCTCGCGGCCGCGGGGGCCACCCACGTGATTGAGTCGGTCCGGGACCTGCCCGGGCTGCTCCGCGACCGAAAGCTGGAGAAGTGA
- a CDS encoding TIGR03364 family FAD-dependent oxidoreductase, translating into MRVVVVGGGVLGTFHAWEAVRRGDEVVHLEREAGPRGATVRNFGLVWVSGRADGPELETAVRARELWEQASEKVAGLDFRPAGSLTVCRTEEELAVAKEAAERDAGEQSVGGAGRGFEFLDAEQARKLNPALRGEMLGALWCPRDGVVEPREVLAAVRKQLESSGRYLFVPGREVRDVRDRQVRTDDGVVHAADEVWLCTGAWHSGLIRELTDDLPVRRVRLQMMQTAPLDEQLTTAIADADSFRYYPAYQGPALDALNQVPQATVADDHKMQLLMVQRTHGGLTIGDTHEYAEPFGFDVQEDPYDYLKTAAEQILGREIPKVVRRWAGVYSQATTPGEVVVRRTVADGVHLVTGPGGRGMTMAPAIAEASFAAVNR; encoded by the coding sequence GTGCGGGTGGTTGTTGTAGGTGGCGGAGTCCTGGGCACGTTCCACGCCTGGGAGGCGGTACGGCGGGGTGACGAGGTCGTGCACCTCGAGCGGGAGGCGGGACCGCGCGGGGCGACCGTGCGGAACTTCGGCCTCGTCTGGGTGAGCGGTCGCGCTGACGGTCCTGAGCTGGAGACGGCGGTCCGGGCCCGCGAGCTGTGGGAGCAGGCGAGCGAGAAGGTCGCCGGGCTGGACTTCCGTCCGGCCGGGTCGCTGACGGTGTGCCGGACCGAGGAGGAGCTGGCGGTCGCGAAGGAAGCCGCCGAGCGGGACGCCGGCGAGCAGAGCGTGGGAGGTGCCGGCCGGGGGTTCGAGTTTCTGGACGCCGAGCAGGCGCGGAAGCTCAACCCGGCGCTGAGGGGAGAGATGCTCGGAGCGCTCTGGTGCCCGCGGGATGGCGTAGTTGAGCCTCGTGAGGTGCTGGCTGCAGTGCGCAAGCAGCTGGAGAGTTCTGGTCGGTACTTGTTCGTGCCGGGGCGTGAGGTCCGGGACGTGAGGGATCGGCAGGTGCGGACCGACGACGGCGTGGTCCACGCGGCCGATGAGGTCTGGCTCTGCACCGGCGCCTGGCACAGCGGGCTGATCCGTGAGCTCACCGACGACCTCCCCGTACGCCGGGTCCGCCTGCAGATGATGCAGACCGCGCCCCTCGACGAACAGCTGACCACAGCGATCGCCGACGCGGACAGCTTCCGTTACTACCCGGCGTACCAGGGCCCGGCGCTCGATGCGCTCAACCAGGTGCCGCAGGCAACAGTTGCCGACGACCACAAGATGCAGCTGCTGATGGTCCAGCGGACCCACGGCGGCCTGACCATCGGGGACACCCACGAGTACGCCGAGCCCTTCGGGTTCGACGTCCAGGAAGATCCGTACGACTACCTCAAGACCGCTGCCGAACAGATCCTCGGCCGAGAGATCCCCAAGGTCGTCAGGCGCTGGGCCGGGGTCTACTCCCAGGCGACCACTCCCGGCGAGGTCGTCGTACGGCGGACGGTTGCCGACGGCGTGCACCTGGTCACCGGCCCCGGCGGCCGCGGCATGACGATGGCCCCGGCGATCGCCGAGGCAAGCTTCGCGGCGGTGAACCGATGA
- a CDS encoding UTRA domain-containing protein, translating into MDVPLHFAVKTRLVDLLERLGEGAALPPERTLAAEFGVSRWTMRQAIRELVADGRLRARQGQGTFVATPKLIQPLALVSYTEALRAQGHEPAREVVAFEEVDADAELADGLGVAVGAPVHRLERVLFADGQPIGLEITYLAVERFPTLRAVLRPTGSLYRCLTDELGVRFGEGEEVVETVIASPREAELLQATQSMPMFLLHRRSRDVDGRPIEVVRSLYRGDRVAFRATLRP; encoded by the coding sequence GTGGACGTGCCGCTGCATTTTGCCGTGAAGACCCGGCTGGTCGATCTGTTGGAGCGGTTGGGGGAGGGCGCGGCGCTGCCGCCCGAGCGGACGTTGGCGGCGGAGTTCGGGGTGTCGCGGTGGACGATGCGGCAGGCGATTCGTGAGCTGGTCGCCGACGGGCGGCTGCGGGCGCGGCAGGGGCAGGGGACGTTCGTTGCCACTCCGAAGCTGATTCAGCCGTTGGCGCTGGTGAGCTACACCGAGGCGCTGCGGGCTCAGGGGCATGAGCCGGCGCGGGAGGTGGTGGCGTTCGAGGAGGTCGACGCCGACGCGGAGCTGGCGGACGGGCTCGGAGTGGCGGTCGGCGCGCCGGTGCATCGGTTGGAGCGGGTGCTCTTCGCCGATGGGCAGCCGATCGGGCTGGAGATCACGTACCTGGCGGTCGAGCGGTTTCCGACCTTGCGGGCTGTACTGCGGCCGACGGGCTCGCTGTACCGGTGCCTGACCGATGAGCTCGGCGTGCGCTTCGGGGAGGGCGAGGAAGTGGTCGAGACGGTGATCGCTTCGCCGCGGGAGGCTGAGCTGCTGCAGGCGACGCAGTCGATGCCGATGTTCTTGCTGCACCGCCGGAGCCGCGACGTCGACGGTCGGCCGATCGAGGTGGTCCGGTCCTTGTATCGAGGGGATCGGGTCGCCTTCCGCGCGACGCTGCGGCCCTGA
- a CDS encoding DUF5302 domain-containing protein, giving the protein MSDKSSKPAKDDLQAKFREALAKKNAQHESHPGSGPRHEGVGEAHNDKQKRQFRRKSGS; this is encoded by the coding sequence ATGAGCGACAAGTCCAGCAAGCCGGCGAAGGACGATCTGCAGGCGAAGTTCCGTGAGGCGCTCGCGAAGAAGAACGCGCAGCACGAGTCGCATCCGGGGAGTGGGCCGCGGCACGAGGGTGTCGGCGAGGCGCACAACGACAAGCAGAAGCGTCAATTCCGGCGGAAGTCCGGTAGCTGA
- a CDS encoding AraC family transcriptional regulator ligand-binding domain-containing protein has protein sequence MSTDRYTLGPSARALLADLEVSVPAVLQRARLPEGLLSGGTVELTPPEYHAFWRALAEELDDPVLPITVARLLSAEVFDPPLFAAFCSPSLLVAAERMAQYKRLVGPMRLEVSGSRIELVWPDDEQPPDELGLVELLFWVALARIATRYDVQPLGLTAPVIVPVPDQYAEYVGVPVARGSRWSITFAAADAERPFLTANERMWDYFEPEFRRRLADLDQGTPTVELVRTALLKLLPAGSGTAAAVAGELAMSVRTLQRRLQLESTGFQTVLRDTRESLARHYLTTSTMTAAEIAYLLGYDDTTSFYRAFHAWTGQTPEVARGG, from the coding sequence GTGAGCACGGATCGCTACACCCTCGGCCCGTCGGCGCGGGCGCTGCTGGCCGATCTCGAGGTGTCGGTGCCGGCGGTGCTGCAGCGGGCTCGCCTGCCTGAGGGGCTGTTGTCCGGCGGCACCGTCGAGCTGACGCCGCCGGAGTACCACGCGTTCTGGCGGGCGCTCGCCGAGGAGCTGGACGATCCGGTGCTGCCGATCACGGTCGCGCGGTTGCTGTCGGCGGAGGTGTTCGATCCGCCGTTGTTCGCGGCGTTCTGCAGTCCTTCGCTGCTGGTCGCCGCCGAGCGGATGGCGCAGTACAAGCGGCTGGTGGGACCGATGCGGCTTGAGGTCAGCGGTTCGAGGATCGAGCTGGTCTGGCCCGACGACGAGCAGCCGCCGGACGAGCTCGGCCTGGTGGAGCTGCTGTTCTGGGTGGCGCTCGCGCGGATCGCCACGCGGTACGACGTACAGCCGCTCGGTCTGACCGCGCCGGTTATCGTGCCGGTGCCCGATCAGTACGCCGAGTACGTCGGGGTGCCGGTCGCCCGTGGGTCCCGATGGTCGATCACGTTCGCCGCCGCCGATGCCGAGCGGCCGTTCCTCACCGCGAACGAGCGCATGTGGGACTACTTCGAGCCCGAGTTCCGCCGCCGGCTGGCCGACCTCGACCAGGGCACGCCGACCGTGGAGCTGGTGCGTACGGCGTTGCTGAAGCTGCTGCCCGCGGGTTCCGGTACGGCGGCCGCGGTGGCCGGCGAGCTTGCGATGAGCGTCCGCACCCTCCAGCGCCGGCTGCAACTGGAGTCCACCGGCTTCCAGACCGTCCTCCGCGACACCCGCGAGTCGCTGGCCCGCCACTACCTGACCACGTCGACGATGACCGCCGCCGAGATCGCCTATCTCCTCGGGTACGACGACACGACGTCGTTCTACCGAGCCTTCCACGCGTGGACGGGGCAGACCCCAGAGGTTGCGCGCGGCGGGTAG
- a CDS encoding oxidoreductase: MTTVLVTGASSGMGKATAEKLLEDGYTVYAVARRVELMRDLEERGATVVGVDVTNDDELVKLVESIDGGVDVLVNNAGFGLYGAVEDTSIDDARYQFEVNVFAMARLTQLVLPGMRARKNGRIVNLSSMGGKVYTPLGAWYHASKHAVEGWSDCLRIEVKPFGIDVVVIEPGIVATEFGSVLAGPVMERSGQGAYADLAGRIAAASAGGSGATSPAKLADVIVKAIGAPRPRTRYVAGQYARPLLFVRKWFGDRVYDRVLMSRV, encoded by the coding sequence ATGACGACCGTGCTGGTGACTGGGGCTTCGTCCGGGATGGGTAAGGCGACGGCGGAGAAGCTGCTCGAGGACGGTTACACCGTGTACGCCGTGGCGCGGCGGGTTGAGTTGATGCGGGACCTGGAAGAGCGGGGCGCCACGGTTGTTGGGGTGGATGTGACCAACGACGACGAGCTGGTGAAGTTGGTGGAGTCGATCGACGGTGGCGTGGACGTGCTGGTGAACAACGCTGGGTTCGGGTTGTACGGCGCGGTGGAGGACACCTCGATCGACGATGCGCGGTACCAGTTCGAGGTGAATGTGTTTGCGATGGCTCGGCTGACGCAGTTGGTGTTGCCGGGGATGCGGGCGCGGAAGAACGGGCGGATCGTCAATCTGTCGTCGATGGGTGGCAAGGTCTACACGCCGCTCGGGGCCTGGTACCACGCGTCGAAGCATGCGGTGGAAGGGTGGTCGGACTGCTTGCGGATCGAGGTCAAGCCGTTCGGGATCGATGTGGTGGTGATCGAGCCGGGGATCGTCGCGACCGAGTTCGGGTCGGTGCTGGCGGGGCCGGTGATGGAACGGTCGGGGCAGGGTGCCTACGCCGATCTCGCGGGCCGGATCGCGGCGGCGTCGGCCGGGGGCTCCGGTGCGACGTCGCCGGCGAAGCTTGCGGACGTGATCGTCAAGGCGATCGGGGCGCCGCGGCCGCGGACCCGGTACGTCGCGGGGCAGTACGCGCGGCCGTTGCTGTTCGTGCGGAAGTGGTTCGGTGACCGGGTCTACGATCGCGTGCTGATGAGCCGGGTGTGA